Proteins from a single region of Bacillus sp. (in: firmicutes):
- a CDS encoding HAMP domain-containing histidine kinase, whose product MIKNFLIERRSWIILFLSLQCLIILVSYLDAAIPFRPLLYIVYLSLAIFIIFLMIRYKHETKFYQSLLEWENNLDLTTIVDAESPFEKIIEHRITKQTELLKQENTKNQIALEEEKDELLAWIHEVKTPLTAMRLMIDSMDDGPVKNKLGLEWLRIHHLLDQQLHQKRIPSIENDLFIENIDLKSLLFKEFKELQSWCIQKGIGFDVDLTTPSVISDGKWLAFIIRQLLTNAVKYSEKCDIMIKSFHQNQQTIVTVTDYGRGIDSKDLPRIFDKGFTSTTMHQDEAATGMGLYLAKKAAKSLLIRIQVHSKLGEGTTFTLAFPKRNDFNKISGM is encoded by the coding sequence ATGATAAAAAACTTTCTAATTGAAAGACGGAGCTGGATCATTCTTTTTTTATCACTGCAGTGTTTGATTATCCTTGTCTCCTATCTCGATGCTGCCATTCCTTTTAGGCCCCTTCTCTACATTGTCTATTTATCATTGGCCATTTTTATTATTTTCTTAATGATACGCTATAAGCACGAAACAAAATTCTATCAAAGCCTGCTTGAATGGGAAAACAATCTTGACTTAACAACCATCGTCGACGCGGAAAGCCCTTTTGAAAAAATAATCGAACATAGAATTACAAAACAAACAGAGCTTCTAAAACAAGAAAACACCAAAAATCAGATTGCCTTGGAGGAAGAAAAAGATGAGCTATTAGCTTGGATTCATGAAGTGAAGACCCCTTTAACGGCGATGCGTTTGATGATTGACAGCATGGACGATGGACCTGTGAAAAATAAGCTAGGACTTGAATGGCTAAGAATTCATCATCTCCTTGACCAGCAACTTCACCAAAAGCGAATTCCATCTATTGAAAACGACCTTTTTATTGAAAATATTGACTTAAAATCATTGCTGTTTAAAGAATTCAAGGAATTGCAGTCATGGTGCATCCAAAAAGGAATAGGCTTTGACGTTGATTTAACAACCCCTTCTGTCATAAGTGACGGCAAATGGCTCGCTTTTATTATCAGACAGCTGTTAACAAACGCAGTGAAATACAGTGAAAAATGTGACATCATGATTAAATCTTTTCATCAGAATCAGCAAACAATCGTAACAGTGACTGATTATGGACGCGGTATTGACTCGAAAGATTTACCGCGCATTTTTGATAAAGGCTTTACATCTACTACGATGCATCAAGACGAAGCAGCAACAGGAATGGGTTTATATTTAGCAAAAAAAGCGGCAAAATCGCTGCTTATCAGGATTCAAGTTCACTCAAAATTAGGAGAAGGCACAACCTTTACGCTAGCCTTTCCAAAAAGAAATGATTTCAACAAGATCAGCGGCATGTGA
- a CDS encoding response regulator transcription factor yields the protein MIKLLLIEDDKSLFNEVKERLTSWSYDVYGITDFSKVMKDFTAIKPDLVIIDIQLPKYDGFHWCRMIRSHSKIPIIFLSSRDHPTDIVMSMQLGADDYIQKPFHFDVLIAKIQAILRRVYNYNTAEQMEVKTWCGATVDYLKNTITNDAGSIELTKNEILILKNLIEHKNKIISREEIIKSLWNDERFVSDNTLTVNVNRLRKKLDELGLGRFIETKVGQGYIAVEGDSVL from the coding sequence TTGATAAAACTTCTCCTTATTGAAGATGATAAAAGTCTTTTTAATGAAGTCAAAGAGCGGTTAACTAGCTGGTCTTATGATGTATATGGAATAACCGATTTTAGTAAAGTGATGAAAGATTTTACAGCAATCAAACCTGATTTAGTAATTATTGATATTCAATTGCCAAAGTATGATGGCTTTCATTGGTGCAGAATGATACGTTCACATTCAAAAATCCCGATCATCTTTCTATCATCCCGTGATCATCCTACCGATATCGTTATGTCGATGCAGCTTGGCGCCGATGATTACATACAAAAACCGTTTCATTTTGATGTTCTTATTGCAAAAATACAAGCGATTCTGCGCCGCGTCTACAATTACAATACGGCAGAACAAATGGAGGTCAAGACATGGTGTGGGGCGACGGTCGATTATTTAAAAAATACAATTACCAATGATGCCGGTTCGATTGAACTAACGAAAAATGAAATCTTAATATTGAAAAACCTGATTGAACATAAAAATAAAATCATTAGTAGAGAGGAAATCATCAAAAGCCTTTGGAATGATGAACGCTTTGTCAGCGACAATACTTTAACCGTCAATGTTAATCGCTTAAGAAAAAAGCTAGATGAGCTTGGATTAGGACGTTTTATTGAAACAAAGGTGGGACAAGGCTACATCGCTGTGGAAGGGGATTCAGTTCTATGA
- a CDS encoding SDR family oxidoreductase: protein MKHDVTNAADWEQVIAEFAKYIPFRRVAKSEEVTNIVLFLASDESSYCTGSEFVADGGITAQ from the coding sequence ATAAAACATGACGTTACAAATGCAGCCGATTGGGAACAGGTCATTGCTGAATTTGCTAAATACATACCGTTTAGAAGGGTTGCAAAATCAGAAGAGGTTACGAATATTGTTTTATTCCTTGCCTCTGATGAATCCAGTTATTGTACAGGTTCTGAATTTGTGGCGGACGGAGGAATAACGGCACAATAA
- a CDS encoding SDR family NAD(P)-dependent oxidoreductase, which produces MEKALVLGASGGMGSSIVKELAQRGIDTIAFARGKEKLDKLFQNEEKVTIWPGDIFELENLKKAASGVDVVFHAMNIPYPEWEGKLPVLVKNIIEASKDANAKLVLVDNIYAYGRNPGTLVTEETPKNPHTKKGKIRLQLEAMVKNSNVPYIIAHFPDFYGPNATNTILNYTFEGVIKNKRSMFVGDLKVAREYIFTPDGAKALVELALMESAYGQNWNIPGSGVITGDEIIAILREHTGYNKKVGTVTKGMVKFLGMFDKMMREVVEMLYLTEDPIVLNGAKLEQAIKTIPRTPYKEGIKQTIDYMRNNLGRS; this is translated from the coding sequence ATGGAAAAGGCATTGGTTTTAGGAGCATCTGGTGGAATGGGGTCTTCAATTGTAAAGGAGTTGGCGCAAAGAGGGATTGATACAATCGCTTTTGCCCGCGGAAAAGAAAAACTAGATAAACTTTTTCAAAATGAAGAAAAAGTCACTATTTGGCCCGGGGATATATTTGAGTTAGAAAATTTGAAAAAAGCAGCCTCTGGTGTTGATGTTGTATTTCATGCAATGAATATTCCTTATCCGGAGTGGGAGGGGAAACTCCCGGTATTGGTGAAAAATATTATTGAGGCATCTAAGGATGCCAATGCAAAGCTTGTTTTAGTTGACAATATATATGCTTACGGAAGAAACCCTGGAACATTAGTTACCGAGGAAACGCCGAAAAATCCTCATACGAAAAAAGGAAAAATTCGTTTGCAGCTTGAAGCAATGGTTAAGAATTCAAATGTGCCATACATTATTGCTCATTTTCCAGATTTCTATGGCCCCAATGCGACTAATACTATCCTAAACTATACTTTTGAAGGTGTAATAAAAAATAAAAGATCAATGTTTGTAGGAGATTTGAAGGTAGCAAGAGAATATATTTTTACACCTGATGGGGCAAAAGCTTTAGTGGAATTAGCATTAATGGAGTCAGCGTATGGACAAAACTGGAATATACCGGGTAGTGGCGTTATTACAGGAGATGAAATTATAGCTATCTTACGGGAACATACCGGCTATAACAAAAAAGTAGGAACGGTTACAAAGGGGATGGTAAAGTTCCTAGGTATGTTTGATAAGATGATGCGTGAAGTGGTAGAGATGTTGTATTTAACGGAAGACCCCATTGTCTTGAACGGCGCCAAGCTTGAACAGGCTATTAAAACAATACCGAGAACCCCATATAAAGAAGGGATTAAACAAACAATAGACTATATGCGTAATAATCTTGGGAGGTCCTAA
- a CDS encoding GHKL domain-containing protein, giving the protein MKSNVQTDNGYKKLGQFLRENENNFLNLWEKQIRVQHNKDKELIRQNGLLMYQLITKSIFHKFSENDIKLLAYKIAQERVDANINIGEFVYNVNLGRSIMINRINHSGILLEELQPVIDLINSQFDIFCYYAVLKYTELKDLKLQEKNLFITESHKDRLAILGQMSSSFVHEFRNPLTSVLGFVKLLKNEHPTLPYLDIISNELDQLKFRITQFLHTSKLNIISESKIREINIKELIEEMVDFLYPSIVDSNIQVYSRINATAEVSGDRNELKQVFLNLLSNAIDAVREEEIKQKRINIDAEVDFNHIKIKISNNGASINSDAIKLVFEPFYTTKKLGTGIGLFVCKNIVENHKGKIHCFSNEDVTTFQITLPLIQNE; this is encoded by the coding sequence ATGAAATCAAATGTACAAACAGATAATGGATATAAAAAATTAGGCCAATTTCTCAGAGAGAATGAAAATAATTTTTTAAATTTATGGGAAAAGCAAATAAGAGTTCAACATAATAAAGATAAAGAACTAATAAGACAGAATGGTTTGTTAATGTATCAATTGATAACAAAATCAATTTTTCACAAATTCTCGGAGAATGATATTAAATTATTGGCTTACAAGATAGCACAAGAACGGGTGGACGCTAATATCAATATTGGCGAGTTTGTTTATAATGTCAATCTTGGGAGAAGTATCATGATAAATCGTATTAATCATTCTGGAATCTTATTAGAAGAACTGCAACCAGTCATTGACTTAATAAATAGCCAGTTTGATATATTTTGTTATTATGCTGTGTTAAAGTATACCGAATTAAAAGATTTAAAATTACAAGAAAAAAATCTATTTATCACGGAATCACACAAAGACAGATTAGCTATCCTTGGACAAATGTCTTCTAGTTTTGTTCATGAGTTTCGAAACCCCCTTACCTCTGTATTAGGATTTGTAAAACTATTAAAGAACGAACACCCTACGTTGCCTTATTTAGATATTATTAGTAATGAACTCGACCAACTAAAGTTTAGAATTACGCAGTTCCTACATACGTCAAAGTTAAACATAATAAGTGAAAGTAAAATTAGAGAGATAAACATTAAAGAATTAATAGAGGAAATGGTCGATTTCTTATACCCGAGCATTGTCGACAGTAATATACAAGTTTACTCAAGAATAAATGCAACAGCAGAGGTAAGTGGTGATCGAAACGAGTTAAAACAGGTTTTTTTAAACCTATTGTCGAATGCAATTGATGCTGTAAGAGAAGAAGAAATAAAACAAAAAAGGATTAACATCGATGCAGAAGTAGACTTTAATCATATTAAGATTAAAATCTCGAATAATGGTGCATCCATAAATTCCGATGCAATAAAGCTTGTTTTCGAACCATTTTACACTACAAAGAAGTTAGGCACAGGCATTGGTTTATTTGTGTGCAAAAATATCGTAGAAAATCATAAAGGAAAAATTCATTGCTTTTCAAATGAAGACGTAACAACCTTTCAAATCACGTTGCCGTTAATTCAAAATGAATAA
- a CDS encoding pyridoxamine 5'-phosphate oxidase family protein, translated as MRRTLKEIKDENRMNDLLSTAMVGYLGLHDEEGTYVVPLNYVWKDRKVYFHGSEQGRKADAIETSNRVCFTVSEDKGIIAKPEPANIGTAYTSVMVFGKLKLVDCLEERTAALQAMLNKFVPGYFERELSQKYVDSYRSSLGSKTIVYCLEPDHITAKEAVAAEGQLFFPSRKQVDDLKIK; from the coding sequence ATGCGAAGAACTTTAAAAGAAATAAAAGATGAAAACAGAATGAATGACTTGTTATCAACAGCAATGGTTGGCTACTTGGGCTTACACGATGAGGAAGGCACGTATGTTGTCCCATTAAACTATGTGTGGAAAGACAGAAAAGTTTATTTTCATGGCAGCGAACAAGGACGCAAGGCTGATGCCATCGAAACGAGCAATCGCGTCTGCTTTACCGTTTCAGAGGACAAAGGAATAATTGCTAAACCAGAACCAGCAAATATCGGTACAGCTTATACTAGCGTCATGGTTTTTGGTAAGCTAAAATTAGTAGATTGCCTTGAGGAAAGAACGGCTGCATTACAAGCAATGTTAAATAAGTTTGTTCCTGGTTATTTTGAACGAGAGCTTTCCCAAAAATATGTAGACTCATATCGTTCATCCCTCGGTAGCAAAACAATCGTTTATTGCCTAGAACCTGATCATATAACCGCAAAAGAAGCAGTCGCAGCAGAAGGACAATTATTTTTCCCGAGCAGAAAACAAGTTGATGATTTGAAAATTAAATAA
- a CDS encoding protease complex subunit PrcB family protein, whose product MLLGLSLLASNTVSANEQPVVIQENIAEKKNEYLHFTPVTLESLSEAEKAFVEHYKFEKGVHRKDTLYLISLGEKPNPGYQLEFVKSETTWEQEQIFVRQLLPKEGYMYPQVIHYPYIIGRLQLPSKYMTINVIDIDSGEEIFQKEQIVQPIDNKAIKVYINGRMQVFDQPPLLKDGRTMVPLRGIFESLGAQVQYDETTGMITATKEKLIIKLKVFSKEVNVNGQTKIIDAAPFAQNGRALVPLRFIGETLGENVKWDAEQNTVYIVARK is encoded by the coding sequence TTGCTGTTAGGACTGTCCTTATTAGCAAGCAATACTGTGTCTGCAAATGAACAGCCGGTAGTTATACAAGAGAACATCGCAGAAAAGAAAAATGAATATTTACACTTTACACCAGTTACATTGGAGTCGCTATCAGAAGCTGAAAAGGCATTTGTTGAGCATTACAAATTTGAAAAGGGCGTTCATCGAAAAGATACATTGTATTTGATTTCCCTTGGAGAAAAACCAAATCCAGGTTATCAACTGGAGTTTGTTAAAAGCGAAACAACTTGGGAGCAGGAGCAAATTTTTGTTAGACAACTTTTACCGAAGGAAGGCTATATGTATCCGCAGGTTATTCATTATCCATATATAATCGGACGCTTGCAGCTACCTTCTAAATATATGACAATCAATGTGATTGACATTGACTCTGGTGAGGAAATTTTTCAAAAAGAACAAATAGTCCAACCAATAGATAATAAAGCAATCAAAGTCTATATAAATGGAAGGATGCAAGTATTTGATCAACCTCCGCTTTTGAAGGATGGTCGGACAATGGTGCCATTAAGAGGGATTTTCGAATCATTAGGGGCACAAGTTCAATATGATGAAACTACAGGAATGATTACAGCTACTAAAGAAAAGCTTATAATAAAATTGAAAGTTTTCTCTAAGGAAGTAAATGTAAATGGACAAACAAAAATAATTGATGCTGCACCTTTTGCACAGAATGGTCGCGCATTGGTCCCTTTACGTTTTATAGGAGAAACCTTAGGGGAAAATGTAAAATGGGATGCGGAACAAAATACGGTCTATATTGTAGCTAGAAAATGA
- a CDS encoding FAD-dependent oxidoreductase: MPQFPEPYWRDGIDLPKFKQLNEDCETDVVIVGGGITGITAAYLLVKEGVKVTLLDAGKLLNGTTGHTTAKITAQHDLIYDEFINHFGISKARLYYEANSTALKFIKNTIEDLQIDCDFSEQDAHLYTISEQNVQKIEKEYEAYQKLNIDGKLIREIPFNIKTYSALVMKNQAQFHPLKYLTHLAKVIRDSGGLIFEDTTAVNIESDGQKAIVLTRNGNRVTGNGVLCCSHFPFYESTGFYFTRLYADRSYVLATKTKMDYPGGMYLSVDQPSRSIRYTPVDGENLLIIGGESHKTGQGKDTMEHYKALEKFSKDVFNFEEFHYRWSTQDLTTLDKMPYVGEITKAQPNILIATGYRKWGMTNGTAAALLMRDIALNKDNPYKGIYTPSRFYADPSLKKFFVENADVAKHLLKGKLGIVDKKTEDLKNDEGAVVMINGTRKGAYKDLEGKLHIVDTTCTHVGCEVNWNDGDRSWDCPCHGSRFSYTGEVIEGPAEKPLQRENYTMLDNLTSEQSGY, encoded by the coding sequence ATGCCGCAATTTCCGGAACCATATTGGCGAGATGGAATTGACTTGCCGAAGTTCAAGCAATTAAATGAAGATTGTGAAACAGATGTGGTCATTGTCGGTGGCGGGATTACAGGAATAACTGCCGCTTATCTTTTAGTAAAAGAGGGTGTAAAGGTTACCTTATTGGATGCAGGAAAACTTTTAAATGGCACCACTGGCCATACAACAGCTAAAATAACCGCACAGCATGATTTAATTTACGATGAATTCATTAACCATTTCGGTATTAGCAAGGCAAGACTGTATTATGAAGCGAATAGTACTGCATTAAAATTTATTAAAAATACAATTGAAGACCTCCAAATCGATTGTGATTTTAGTGAGCAGGATGCCCACCTTTATACAATTTCAGAGCAAAATGTTCAAAAAATCGAAAAGGAATATGAAGCCTATCAAAAATTGAATATCGATGGAAAGCTTATAAGAGAAATTCCTTTTAATATTAAAACGTACAGTGCTTTAGTAATGAAAAATCAAGCGCAGTTTCATCCTCTTAAATATTTAACACATCTTGCAAAAGTAATTCGTGATAGCGGTGGACTCATTTTTGAGGATACGACAGCTGTTAACATTGAAAGTGATGGCCAAAAAGCAATCGTCCTTACCCGTAATGGAAATCGTGTTACTGGCAATGGTGTGCTTTGCTGTTCGCACTTCCCTTTTTATGAAAGCACAGGGTTTTATTTTACAAGATTATATGCTGACCGTTCTTATGTTCTAGCTACAAAAACAAAAATGGATTATCCCGGTGGGATGTATTTAAGTGTTGACCAGCCAAGCCGCTCAATCCGTTATACGCCAGTAGATGGCGAAAATTTGCTAATCATTGGTGGTGAAAGTCATAAGACAGGGCAAGGCAAAGATACGATGGAGCATTATAAAGCGTTGGAGAAATTTTCAAAAGATGTTTTCAATTTTGAGGAATTTCATTATCGCTGGTCAACCCAAGATTTAACTACGCTTGATAAAATGCCATATGTCGGTGAGATAACGAAAGCTCAACCAAATATATTAATTGCAACAGGTTATCGGAAATGGGGAATGACGAATGGAACAGCAGCAGCCCTGCTTATGCGGGATATTGCGTTAAATAAGGATAACCCTTACAAAGGCATCTATACCCCTTCACGTTTTTATGCAGATCCAAGCTTGAAAAAGTTTTTTGTTGAAAATGCCGATGTTGCCAAGCATTTACTCAAAGGAAAACTGGGGATTGTAGACAAGAAAACAGAAGACTTGAAAAATGATGAAGGTGCCGTTGTCATGATTAATGGCACCCGTAAAGGTGCCTACAAGGACCTTGAAGGAAAACTCCATATTGTCGATACAACATGTACACATGTTGGCTGTGAAGTAAATTGGAATGATGGTGACCGCTCATGGGATTGCCCATGCCACGGCTCTAGATTTTCTTACACCGGGGAAGTTATCGAAGGCCCAGCAGAAAAGCCTTTGCAACGCGAAAATTATACAATGCTTGATAACTTAACATCGGAACAATCGGGTTACTAA
- a CDS encoding trimeric intracellular cation channel family protein, which yields MVWDVLNVIGTIAFAISGAIIAMEVKYDIIGAYALGLITAFGGGAVRNLLIGIPIHVLWQQTTLFIIAMITITIVFLLPNKTVNRLKEWDFLNFFDAVGLSAFAIQGAMFAHANGLPIIAIMFSAAITGAGGGIIRDVLAQQKPLVFQKEVYLFWAMFAGLIIGMGWAEKPYQLYSLFAIILLLRVISYRFGWSLPSRAVSKLQGN from the coding sequence ATGGTTTGGGATGTATTAAACGTGATTGGAACAATTGCCTTTGCAATTAGTGGAGCCATTATTGCAATGGAAGTGAAATATGATATTATTGGAGCCTATGCGCTAGGATTAATTACGGCGTTTGGGGGCGGGGCTGTTAGGAATCTATTAATCGGCATCCCCATTCATGTATTATGGCAACAAACGACACTCTTTATTATTGCCATGATTACGATTACGATTGTTTTTCTTTTACCAAATAAAACGGTTAACCGCCTAAAAGAATGGGATTTTTTGAATTTCTTTGATGCCGTTGGCCTCTCTGCGTTTGCTATTCAAGGAGCAATGTTTGCCCATGCAAATGGATTGCCTATAATAGCAATCATGTTTTCAGCTGCCATTACGGGTGCCGGTGGCGGAATCATTCGTGATGTTTTAGCGCAACAAAAGCCACTTGTATTCCAAAAAGAGGTATATCTCTTTTGGGCAATGTTTGCCGGCCTCATAATTGGCATGGGATGGGCGGAAAAACCATATCAACTATACAGTCTCTTTGCAATCATTCTACTATTACGCGTGATTTCATATCGATTCGGATGGAGCTTACCATCGAGAGCGGTAAGTAAATTACAAGGAAACTAG